The following coding sequences are from one Manis pentadactyla isolate mManPen7 chromosome 13, mManPen7.hap1, whole genome shotgun sequence window:
- the LOC118921009 gene encoding 60S ribosomal protein L17-like, which produces MMEKDTQAIKGKHIRKATKYLKDVTLQKQCVPFRHYNGGVGRCAQAKQWGWTQGRWPKRSAEFLLHMLKNAESNAELKGLDVHSLVIEHIQVNKAPKMRCRTYRAHGRINPYMSSPCLIEMILTEKEQIVPKPEEEVAQKKKISQKKLKKQKLMAWD; this is translated from the coding sequence atgatggaaaaagatacccaGGCCATCAAAGGTAAGCACATCCGAAAAGCTACCAAGTATCTGAAGGATGTCACCTTGCAGAAGCAGTGTGTGCCATTCCGTCACTACAATGGTGGAGTTGGTAGGTGTGCCCAGGCCAAACAGTGGGGATGGACACAGGGTCGGTGGCCCAAAAGGAGTGCTGAATTTTTACTGCACATGCTTAAAAATGCAGAGAGTAATGCTGAGCTTAAGGGTTTAGATGTACATTCTCTGGTCATTGAGCATATCCAGGTGAACAAAGCCCCCAAGATGCGGTGCAGAACTTACAGAGCTCATGGTCGAATCAACCCATATATGAGCTCTCCCTGCCTCATTGAAATGATCCTTACTGAAAAAGAGCAGATTGTACCTAAACCAGAAGAGGAAGTTGCACAGAAGAAAAAGATATCCCAGAAGAAACTCAAGAAACAGAAACTTATGGCCTGGGATTAA